One Rhododendron vialii isolate Sample 1 chromosome 2a, ASM3025357v1 genomic region harbors:
- the LOC131317467 gene encoding uncharacterized protein LOC131317467, producing the protein MEAEGDVNGGQGDYDQVYYTGYSELCDVVFLVAQEFCFQWKRDAEARGIHWCSWNKMTRAKSNGGLYFPNCSFLEAKRGSRASWAWLSLLQRRDLLSKGLRWQIVTKEELQEIVSIPTSQFKRGDSLVWHHTKNGNYSIKTGYHLAFQALSPQANGPYSSFTPNKKLWDVIWQLNIPHKMRHLWWRASSNSLATKENLMRMRCGSSKTCPICGSFDESIEHLLFNYQWVDLSASDVLKGKQLMSFLGRVVTIVWYIWKSRNDFVFNYNLVDPENTMRRAFEALHEFSDLRIPCLVHMDNPTVEVVSSHWRAPDHGNFKLNCDVAVHCNGRKGVCVVVLRNEAGSLLDGQVLKADISSPLHGELLAI; encoded by the exons ATGGAAGCAGAAGGGGATGTCAATGGGGGGCAAGGAGATTATGATCAAGTCTATTACACAGGCTATTCTGAGTTATGCGATGTCGTGTTTCTTGTTGCCCAAGAGttt tgctttcag TGGAAAAGGGATGCTGAGGCTAGGGGGATCCATTGGTgtagttggaacaaaatgacaAGGGCAAAATCTAACGGAG GGCTTTATTTTCCCAATTGTTCCTTTCTTGAGGCTAAAAGGGGAAGTAGAGCTTCGTGGGCCTGGTTGAGTCTCCTGCAAAGGAGGGATCTGCTGAGTAAAGGTTTGAGGTGGCAG ATTGTGACAAAAGAGGAGCTGCAAGAAATCGTTTCTATCCCCACCTCTCAGTTCAAGAGGGGGGACTCTCTTGTTTGGCATCATACTAAGAATGGAAATTACTCGATCAAGACTGGCTACCATCTTGCTTTTCAGGCTCTTTCTCCTCAAGCGAATGGACCTTATTCCTCTTTTACCCCAAATAAGAAGCTTTGGGATGTAATTTGGCAACTGAACATTCCACACAAGATGCGTCATTTATGGTGGAGGGCTAGTAGTAACAGTCTAGCCACAAAGGAGAACTTAATGAGAATGAGATGTGGTTCCTCTAAGACATGCCCAATCTGTGGAAGCTTTGACGAGTCCATTGAACATCTTCTGTTTAACTACCAATGG GTGGACCTCTCAGCTAGTGATGTTTTGAAGGGAAAGCAATTAATGAGTTTTCTGGGAAGAGTGGTGACTATTGTGTGGTATATATGGAAGTCCAGAAATGATttcgttttcaattataatCTTGTTGATCCTGAGAATACTATGAGGCGAGCCTTTGAGGCACTTCATGAGTTCTCGGACCTTAGGATCCCTTGTTTGGTCCACATGGACAACCCAACAGTTGAGGTCGTTTCTTCCCATTGGAGGGCTCCAGATCATGGAAATTTCAAGCTTAATTGTGATGTCGCAGTTCATTGTAATGGTAGGAAGGGAGTTTGTGTTGTGGTTCTTAGAAATGAGGCAGGATCTCTACTGGATGGGCAAGTGCTTAAAGCAGACATCTCCTCCCCTCTTCATGGTGAGTTGTTGGCAATTTGA